The proteins below are encoded in one region of Plutella xylostella chromosome 13, ilPluXylo3.1, whole genome shotgun sequence:
- the LOC105387547 gene encoding uncharacterized protein LOC105387547 isoform X1, translating to MIRIRKCVVDGCKSDVGSKTSRWPHDPRVSDVWLDTLKPYCSGLMGLPRYRLREKVVCLKHFEPKSFTRGRRHYMAVPSLFTAEEISSGKPKYENFHSMHAKWDHDYAKKIPLNAPLETTKRHLSGSELEDIIKVLNTVNLEHSYALPPNKKKKFNTDGNDTNGSCGSNSQRELDNFNISAATDISGTIPDDITTAECTVRIPEVISPSCSRRSNVTLETKTARKRLIKSVQQLTPRCKKMYQKCSTILKSRRRIVQSYQERIEKAEKLNQNKSFSELVEKLTPQAKTFLKMQVTLANKHIKRRRFTTEQKLLALSLQKQSPKGYKLLHKIFILPSRRTLRKFTHHISLAPGINENIFTQLKESVRNWDDKKKCCSIVFDEVALTPHLTFLESEDRIDGFVNFGAEVERKLCDHALVFMVRGICTSWRQPIAYYLCEGTTPTIKLKNILKEVVTAVSQTGLLPKALVCDQGSTFQSCMNSMRADTRRCQLLRNDPPNNKVEIDGHALNIIFDPPHLIKGIRNNFLNKDMMFKGNIARWSDIVEVYKNDCHVGEIRMLHKLTDEHVIPDKIRKMKVKNCTQVLSERTAAMLLFTSNYGTHADGSLVSSTMKNTAEAVLFFDRVFDSVNGSRGGSAPGKMRGPVKEINGECKHLDFWKESIRVLQDLYYVDTNVGDRKRVPSVKNWITTLESFINLWVELKDMGVSFFYTRNLNQDPLENFFGRIRALNYRNVNPDPYSFICSFKSLLVTDVLGPHSPNSNCEEDMGEAIFNKGLMFEVHGAPASLPVAGPSREPRASPSPSLLQQAREETQNVRSSAFTAGFVSRQLIKKIPCTDCRKTMLTTEITDVHDWVTQRERRLLKGRNLKYPNTKFIILFRKLVTCINQYLEYHSHQKSVVKYIKVEFLKSADVSWLGCSQHCRELLDMFVSLVCRVQIHNWCNCINKIMKGSFLGKMSSSSMTPMQEIAFKKYTTLRVKK from the exons ATGATTCGGATTCGCAAGTGCGTCGTAGATGGCTGCAAATCTGATGTGGGATCTAAAACCTCCCGGTGGCCGCATGACCCTCGAGTTTCAGATGTTTGGTTGGACACTCTCAAACCATATTGTTCCGGGTTGATGGGCCTACCTAGATATCGTCTCAGGGAAAAAGTT GTGTGTTTGAAGCATTTTGAACCCAAAAGTTTCACAAGAGGAAGGAGGCACTACATGGctgtaccatctttatttacagCTGAGGAAATTTCATCTGGCAAGccaaaatatgaaa atttcCACTCCATGCATGCTAAATGGGATCACGattatgcaaagaaaatacctcTCAATGCACCTCTGGAAACTACCAAAAGACATCTGTCAGGATCAGAAC TGGAAGACATTATAAAAGTGTTAAATACAGTGAACCTTGAGCATTCATATGCACTGCCAcccaataaaaaaaagaagttTAATACTG ATGGTAACGACACTAATGGCTCGTGTGGTTCTAACTCGCAGAGAGAGttagataattttaacatATCCGCAGCAACAGACA tttcaggaACCATTCCTGATGATATTACGACCGCAGAATGTACTGTTCGTATTCCGGAAGTCATATCTCCTAGCTGTTCAAGAAGGTCCAATGTGACATTAG AAACCAAGACGGCAAGGAAAAGACTTATAAAAAGTGTACAACAATTAACCCCCAGATGCAAGAAAATGTACCAAAAATGCTCGACTATACTGAAATCCCGTCGCCGTATAGTTCAGTCATACCAGGAGCGAATAGAAAAAGCTGAAAAACTAAATCAGAACAAATCTTTTTCTGAGCTTGTAGAGAAACTGACTCCTCAAGCCAAGACATTCCTTAAAATGCAGGTCACGCTCGCCAATAAACACATAAAAAGACGGAGGTTCACAACTGAACAGAAACTCTTGGCTCTATCACTCCAAAAGCAAAGTCCAAAAGGATATAAATTGCTGCACAAGATATTTATCTTGCCTAGCAGGCGCACTCTAAGAAAATTTACTCATCATATTTCTCTTGCACCGGGAATAAATGAAAACATATTTACACAACTAAAGGAGTCAGTTCGGAATTGGGATGACAAAAAAAAGTGCTGTTCCATTGTGTTTGATGAAGTGGCGTTGACACCTCATTTGACATTCTTAGAATCTGAAGATCGCATTGACGGTTTTGTGAATTTTGGTGCCGAAGTGGAAAGGAAACTATGCGATCATGCCCTTGTTTTTATGGTTCGAGGTATATGCACTTCATGGAGACAGCCCATAGcttattatttatgtgaagGAACAACTCCAACTATTAAGttgaaaaacattttaaag GAAGTAGTAACTGCTGTCTCTCAAACGGGACTTCTTCCAAAAGCGCTAGTATGCGACCAAGGGTCGACGTTTCAATCCTGCATGAACAGTATGCGAGCAGATACTCGCAGATGTCAATTGCTCCGTAATGATCCCCCAA ATAACAAAGTGGAGATTGATGGTCATGCGCTGAACATAATTTTCGACCCTCCGCACCTCATTAAAGGGATACggaataactttttaaacaaagatatGATGTTTAAAGGAAATATAGCTAGATGGAGTGACATTGTCGAAGTGTACAAAAATGACTGCCACGTAGGAGAAATTAGAATGCTTCATAAATTAACAGATGAACATGTCATCCCAGATAAAATAAGGAAAATGAAAGTTAAAAACTGTACACAAGTCCTCAGCGAGCGAACCGCTGCAATGCTCTTGTTTACATCCAATTATG GCACGCATGCAGATGGTTCGTTGGTTAGTTCAACCATGAAGAATACTGCGGAAGCAGTCCTATTTTTTGATCGAGTATTTGACAGCGTGAACgg GTCCCGTGGTGGCTCGGCTCCCGGCAAGATGCGAGGACCggttaaagaaataaatggaGAGTGCAAACATCTGGACTTTTGGAAGGAGAGTATTAGAGTTTTGCAGGATCTATACTATGTAGATACTAATGTTGGTGATCGAAAAAGGGTACCCAGTGTAAAAAACTGGATAACAACATTAgaaagttttataaatttgtgGGTTGAGCTTAAAGATATGGGTGTAAGCTTTTTTTACACTCGTAATTTAAATCAGGACCCGTTAGAGAATTTTTTTGGCCGAATACGCGCACTTAATTATAGGAATGTTAATCCTGACCCTTATTCGTTCATCTGCTCCTTTAAGTCTCTGTTAGTGACTGATGTCCTCGGCCCACATTCTCCGAACTCTAATTGCGAGGAGGATATGGGGGAGGCTATCTTTAATAAGGGATTAATGTTCGAAGTCCATGGTGCTCCAGCTAGTTTGCCTGTTGCAGGCCCTTCCCGTGAGCCGCGAGCATCTCCGTCGCCGTCGCTGCTGCAGCAGGCGCGCGAGGAGACGCAGAACGTCCGCTCTTCTGCCTTCACTGCCGGATTTGTATCACGCCAACTTATTAAAAAGATACCTTGCACTGATTGTCGAAAAACAATGTTGACTACCGAAATTACTGATGTACATGACTGGGTTACACAAAGAGAGCGTAGGCTTTTAAAGGGAAGAAACTTAAAGTATCCAAATACtaaatttatcattttgtTCCGGAAATTAGTAACTTGCATTAATCAATATTTAGAATATCATAGTCACCAAAAGAGtgtagtaaaatatattaaagtaGAATTTCTAAAATCAGCAGATGTAAGCTGGTTGGGATGTAGTCAGCATTGTCGAGAACTACTAGATATGTTTGTCAGTCTGGTGTGCCGAGTTCAAATTCACAATTGGTGCAAttgtatcaataaaattatgaaagggTCATTTTTAGGCAaaatgtcatcatcatctatGACCCCTATGCAAGAAattgcatttaaaaaatatactacgtTAAGAGTTAAAAAGTAG